Below is a window of Sulfurimonas sp. DNA.
ATAATGATTACCGCCTTTTGCAACAAGATCTTTCATATTTCTTTGAAGATTGTCGTTTATCTTGTTTGTCTCGCTAATCATAATCAGCAGCTTTTCTCTTTGCTCCGTTGTCGTTTCGCCTTTAGCCGCAATACCCGATCCCATACCTCTTAGTTGCCCTACATTCTCGGTGAGCGGTAACATCTGCTCCATCATAACCTGAGAAGCCTCTTTCGCAAAAGGACTCATATGCTCCGAACTTCGCTTGCCGACCATTTGCGCAAGCGCTAAAACATTTGCTATCTCTTGCGTATATCTCTCAAAAGCAACTTTCGCATCAAGCTTAAACGCTTTACGGTTAAGCTCCATCAGCTTTTTGCTTGCCTCCGCTGCTTTTTGGCTTATTACCGGATCCGATGCCAATCCCAAAGACTCCATAGTATCAATGGCTTTTTTCATATCGCTTTTAGCATCTTGAACCAACATTAAAGCAACTTGA
It encodes the following:
- a CDS encoding nitrate- and nitrite sensing domain-containing protein, encoding MRIFLSILILAFSVYAKTLFSNDKQMDSSQYINSLKDLVIATQKTRGLTNSYLNGNQVALMLVQDAKSDMKKAIDTMESLGLASDPVISQKAAEASKKLMELNRKAFKLDAKVAFERYTQEIANVLALAQMVGKRSSEHMSPFAKEASQVMMEQMLPLTENVGQLRGMGSGIAAKGETTTEQREKLLIMISETNKINDNLQRNMKDLVAKGGNHYSQDMSSKVSKMNDAIQSYTAFIKKEFYKDAVKVNPDNYFDAGTQIIVQIISIYNETNKAILDNSKGWI